A portion of the Kribbella jejuensis genome contains these proteins:
- a CDS encoding carbohydrate ABC transporter permease — translation MTTTADRAGVVAAPRASGKGSREGKGVATTAHIALIVWSLLVILPLLWTLLSSFKSTQEVLGNPLSLPHKLRFSNYANAWTTAGIGRYFLNTVIVVGSSLVLVMILGAMCAYVLARFTFPGNRLIYYSMLAGLTFPVFLAIVPLFFVLKNLALLNTLPGLIITYVAFALPFTVFFLHAFFKALPGEVYEAAQIDGAGEWRSFFSVMLPMARPGMASVAIFNFLGLWNQFLLPVALNTNSNNYVLSQGMASFASQAGYAVDFGALFAAVVITVAPVLVVYIIFQRQLQVSVTAGGVK, via the coding sequence ATGACGACAACCGCCGACCGGGCCGGCGTGGTGGCCGCGCCCCGTGCCTCCGGCAAGGGATCCCGGGAAGGCAAGGGAGTCGCCACCACCGCCCACATCGCGCTGATCGTGTGGTCGCTGCTGGTCATCCTGCCGCTGCTGTGGACCCTGCTGTCCTCGTTCAAGTCGACCCAGGAGGTGCTGGGCAACCCGCTGTCGCTGCCGCACAAGCTCCGGTTCAGCAACTACGCGAACGCCTGGACCACAGCCGGTATCGGCCGGTACTTCCTGAACACCGTGATCGTCGTCGGCTCCTCGCTGGTGCTGGTGATGATCCTCGGCGCGATGTGCGCGTACGTGCTGGCCAGGTTCACGTTCCCCGGCAACCGGCTGATCTACTACTCGATGCTGGCCGGACTGACGTTCCCGGTCTTCCTGGCGATCGTGCCGCTGTTCTTCGTGCTGAAGAATCTCGCGCTGCTGAACACCCTGCCGGGGTTGATCATCACCTACGTCGCGTTCGCGTTGCCGTTCACAGTGTTCTTCCTGCACGCGTTCTTCAAGGCGCTGCCGGGAGAGGTGTACGAGGCGGCGCAGATCGACGGCGCGGGGGAGTGGCGGTCGTTCTTCTCGGTGATGCTGCCGATGGCGCGGCCGGGGATGGCGTCGGTCGCCATCTTCAACTTCCTCGGATTGTGGAACCAGTTCCTGCTGCCCGTGGCGCTGAACACCAACTCGAACAACTACGTGCTCTCCCAGGGCATGGCGTCGTTCGCGTCCCAGGCCGGGTACGCGGTGGACTTCGGTGCACTGTTCGCGGCCGTGGTGATCACGGTGGCACCGGTACTGGTCGTCTACATCATCTTCCAGCGGCAACTGCAAGTCTCGGTGACCGCCGGCGGTGTGAAGTAG
- a CDS encoding carbohydrate ABC transporter permease, with protein sequence MTITQDVVTEGGPKRSARRRRRPLTFDRVSFMVVFLGLPLAVFVIFVVSPFVQALWYSLTDWSGFSSGMNFVGFDNYVKLFHDDIFLKAVRNNIELAIVVPLVTIVLALTLATLVTIGGSGTGTVRGLRNSGFYRIVSFFPYVIPAIVIGLIWAQVFTPASGILDAVLSKIGLHQFENYAWLGDARTAMPASMFVMIWGFVGFYMVLFIAAIRGIDPEVFEAARIDGAGRFRTAVFLTLPLIRDNVQTAYIYLGIAALDAFVYMQALNPGGGPQNSTLVMPQQLFTTAFSKGQFGYSTAMGVILAAVTMLFALLVFLVNALTGGRERKVRR encoded by the coding sequence GTGACCATCACGCAAGATGTCGTGACGGAGGGCGGACCGAAAAGGTCCGCCCGCCGGCGCCGCCGCCCGCTGACCTTCGACCGGGTCAGCTTCATGGTCGTGTTCCTCGGACTGCCGCTCGCGGTCTTCGTGATCTTCGTGGTCTCGCCGTTCGTCCAGGCGCTGTGGTACTCGCTGACCGACTGGTCCGGCTTCAGCTCGGGAATGAACTTCGTCGGCTTCGACAACTACGTGAAGCTGTTCCACGACGACATCTTCCTGAAGGCCGTCCGCAACAACATCGAGCTCGCGATCGTCGTACCGCTCGTGACCATCGTGCTGGCGCTGACGCTGGCCACGCTGGTGACGATCGGCGGTTCGGGCACCGGTACGGTCCGCGGGCTGCGGAACTCCGGCTTCTACCGGATCGTGTCGTTCTTCCCGTACGTGATCCCGGCGATCGTGATCGGCCTGATCTGGGCCCAGGTGTTCACCCCGGCCTCGGGCATCCTGGACGCGGTGCTGTCGAAGATCGGGCTGCACCAGTTCGAGAACTACGCCTGGCTCGGTGACGCCCGGACCGCGATGCCGGCCTCGATGTTCGTGATGATCTGGGGCTTCGTCGGCTTCTACATGGTGCTGTTCATCGCCGCCATCCGGGGCATCGACCCGGAGGTGTTCGAGGCGGCCCGGATCGACGGCGCCGGCCGGTTCCGGACCGCGGTGTTCCTCACCCTGCCGCTGATCCGCGACAACGTGCAGACGGCGTACATCTACCTCGGGATCGCCGCCCTCGACGCCTTCGTGTACATGCAGGCGCTGAACCCCGGCGGTGGCCCGCAGAACTCGACACTGGTCATGCCGCAGCAACTGTTCACCACGGCGTTCAGCAAGGGTCAGTTCGGCTACTCCACCGCGATGGGTGTGATCCTGGCCGCCGTGACGATGCTGTTCGCGCTGCTGGTCTTCCTGGTGAACGCCCTGACCGGCGGACGTGAGCGAAAGGTACGCCGATGA
- the ngcE gene encoding N-acetylglucosamine/diacetylchitobiose ABC transporter substrate-binding protein, whose protein sequence is MSETSKIGRRSLLRGSLAAAAVLPLGGALASCATSGNNNNSNSGSQQGGTKSADNPFGMADKSTVDAVIFNGGYGYDYVSFAANIVQQKHSGSTVKVSPSTQIAQQLQPRFVGGNPPDLIDNSGANQIGFNTILDQLETLDDVFEANNYEGKKIADTLYPGAKNPGTFDGKFVAMNYVLTLYGLWYSDSLFKANGWTPPKTYDELLDLGAKAKAKGKYLFVWGKEAATYYHTLAVDSAIKEGGDEVRLALENLKENCWSLPQLQGVFKAMETMVKNGYFVPGGAGTQFTAAQAKWSNDQQAILYPSGSWIENEMKKATKAGFDMKGIPEPTLTSSPKLPWESLRSAAGEPFIVPSKGKNVAGGKELLRAMLSKDAATNFAKTRLAPTIVKGLVPADGFGSTALQSQTQMLDAAGTNVFDYQVFGLYGMNTDQLVVWNSFLSGQLDAAGLTKGLQQITDKVRNDSSIKKIPVTK, encoded by the coding sequence ATGAGCGAGACCAGCAAGATCGGACGTCGGAGTCTCCTGCGAGGGAGCCTGGCGGCGGCCGCGGTGCTTCCCCTTGGCGGTGCACTCGCCAGTTGCGCGACCAGTGGCAACAACAACAACAGCAACAGCGGCTCGCAGCAGGGCGGCACGAAGAGCGCGGACAACCCGTTCGGGATGGCGGACAAGTCGACCGTCGACGCGGTCATCTTCAACGGCGGCTACGGCTACGACTACGTGTCGTTCGCGGCCAACATCGTGCAGCAGAAGCACTCGGGCTCGACGGTCAAGGTGTCGCCGTCCACGCAGATCGCCCAGCAGCTGCAGCCGCGCTTCGTCGGCGGCAACCCGCCGGACCTGATCGACAACTCCGGCGCGAACCAGATCGGCTTCAACACGATCCTGGATCAGCTGGAGACCCTGGACGACGTCTTCGAGGCCAACAACTACGAGGGCAAGAAGATCGCCGACACGCTGTACCCGGGCGCCAAGAACCCCGGTACGTTCGACGGCAAGTTCGTTGCCATGAACTACGTACTCACCCTCTACGGCCTGTGGTACTCCGACAGCCTGTTCAAGGCGAACGGCTGGACCCCGCCGAAGACGTACGACGAGCTGCTCGACCTCGGCGCGAAGGCCAAGGCGAAGGGCAAGTACCTGTTCGTCTGGGGCAAGGAAGCCGCGACGTACTACCACACCCTGGCCGTCGACTCCGCGATCAAGGAGGGTGGCGACGAGGTCCGGCTGGCGCTGGAGAACCTCAAGGAGAACTGCTGGTCGCTGCCGCAGCTCCAGGGCGTGTTCAAGGCCATGGAGACCATGGTCAAGAACGGGTACTTCGTCCCCGGCGGCGCCGGTACGCAGTTCACCGCCGCGCAGGCCAAGTGGAGCAACGACCAGCAGGCGATCCTGTACCCGTCGGGTTCCTGGATCGAGAACGAGATGAAGAAGGCCACCAAGGCCGGCTTCGACATGAAGGGCATCCCGGAGCCCACGCTCACCTCCAGCCCGAAGCTGCCGTGGGAGTCGCTGCGGAGCGCGGCCGGCGAGCCGTTCATCGTGCCGTCGAAGGGCAAGAACGTTGCCGGTGGCAAGGAGCTGCTGCGGGCCATGCTGTCCAAGGACGCGGCGACCAACTTCGCCAAGACCCGGCTCGCGCCGACGATCGTCAAGGGTCTGGTGCCCGCGGACGGTTTCGGCTCGACCGCTCTGCAGTCGCAGACGCAGATGCTGGACGCGGCCGGCACCAACGTCTTCGACTACCAGGTGTTCGGCCTGTACGGCATGAACACCGACCAGCTCGTGGTCTGGAACTCGTTCCTGTCCGGTCAGCTGGACGCGGCCGGCCTGACCAAGGGCCTGCAGCAGATCACCGACAAGGTGCGCAACGACAGCTCCATCAAGAAGATTCCGGTCACCAAGTGA
- the pdxS gene encoding pyridoxal 5'-phosphate synthase lyase subunit PdxS yields the protein MTENQTPATGTAKVKRGMAEMLKGGVIMDVVTAEQAKIAEDAGAVAVMALERVPADIRAQGGVSRMSDPDMIDSIINAVSIPVMAKARIGHFVEAQVLQSLGVDYIDESEVLTPADYANHIDKWNFTVPFVCGATNLGEALRRITEGAAMIRSKGEAGTGDVSNATTHMRQIRQEIRKLQSLPEDELYVAAKELQAPYELVKEVAQLGKLPVVLFTAGGIATPADAAMMMQLGAEGVFVGSGIFKSGNPAQRAEAIVKATTFHDDPDVIAKVSRGLGEAMVGINVDEIPQPHRLAERGW from the coding sequence GTGACCGAGAACCAGACGCCCGCGACCGGGACCGCCAAGGTCAAGCGCGGCATGGCGGAGATGCTCAAGGGCGGCGTGATCATGGACGTCGTCACCGCCGAGCAGGCCAAGATCGCCGAGGACGCCGGCGCGGTCGCGGTGATGGCGCTGGAGCGGGTCCCGGCCGACATCCGCGCCCAGGGCGGCGTGTCCCGGATGAGCGACCCGGACATGATCGACTCGATCATCAACGCGGTCTCGATCCCGGTGATGGCCAAGGCCCGGATCGGCCACTTCGTCGAGGCGCAGGTGCTGCAGAGCCTCGGCGTCGACTACATCGACGAGTCCGAGGTGCTCACCCCGGCCGACTACGCGAACCACATCGACAAGTGGAACTTCACCGTCCCGTTCGTCTGCGGCGCGACCAACCTCGGCGAGGCGCTCCGCCGGATCACCGAGGGCGCGGCGATGATCCGCTCCAAGGGTGAGGCCGGTACCGGTGACGTATCCAACGCCACCACCCACATGCGGCAGATCCGCCAGGAGATCCGCAAGCTGCAGAGCCTGCCCGAGGACGAGCTGTACGTCGCGGCCAAGGAGCTGCAGGCGCCGTACGAGCTGGTCAAGGAGGTCGCCCAGCTCGGCAAGCTCCCGGTCGTGCTGTTCACGGCCGGCGGCATCGCCACTCCGGCCGACGCCGCGATGATGATGCAACTGGGCGCCGAGGGCGTGTTCGTCGGCTCCGGCATCTTCAAGTCGGGCAACCCGGCCCAGCGCGCCGAGGCGATCGTCAAGGCAACCACCTTCCACGACGACCCCGACGTGATCGCCAAGGTCTCCCGCGGCCTGGGCGAGGCCATGGTCGGCATCAACGTCGACGAGATCCCGCAGCCGCACCGCCTCGCCGAACGCGGCTGGTAA